The following are from one region of the Geoalkalibacter subterraneus genome:
- a CDS encoding S8 family peptidase, translating into MGAKIISAILWCVVFSVSALPVSAKAAEVAPQLRAVLARSVPDEKIPVIATLSRSEELVAQARGFGRKHRDSLVRELKERSQRGRAELEGFLRKYGIEDATELWLINGIALQADPKTLAALSEHPAVDTLYFDETRQLSPEPRLSFPVHGWNISQVGAYELWDMGHSGAGAVVAVLDSGVDLEHPDLGSRWRGPADVGWFDPYDDSPEPFDQIIQADPESPDSQLGHGTAVTGIIVAGDEFGLPLGMAPDSKWIAARIFGPDNTSSSSKIIKALEWTLDPNEDGNTADAADIVNNSWGIVVEDDQNGIEPERCIETYRRAIQGLKTAGVAVVAAAGNSGPDPFTSESPGNYPEVLAVGATDDEKRVTDFSARGPSACDDGVYPQLVAPGTMIMTTNATAVSNYVTVAGTSFSAAHLSGALALLRGAFPDVDMAAIEDALLVSAVDLGVSEPDNSYGHGLIDVPAAYDHLLTPVLAAPTNGAMVDGPEVTLRWEQLHDSRGYPLSAQVRIATDDDFSEATNVTASAASSTSLLWAGAAGLFLCSPLSRRRTRSGRIVRTLLIVIALGFGMPACGGGGGGGGGGR; encoded by the coding sequence ATGGGTGCGAAGATTATTTCAGCAATTCTCTGGTGTGTGGTCTTTTCTGTTTCCGCGCTGCCTGTCTCCGCGAAGGCCGCCGAGGTCGCGCCTCAACTGCGGGCGGTGCTGGCGCGATCGGTGCCGGATGAGAAGATCCCGGTTATAGCCACGCTGTCCCGTAGCGAAGAGCTCGTCGCCCAGGCGCGCGGCTTCGGAAGAAAGCATCGGGATTCTCTGGTGCGTGAGCTGAAAGAGCGCTCGCAGCGGGGACGGGCGGAGTTGGAGGGTTTTCTGCGGAAGTACGGCATCGAAGACGCCACGGAACTCTGGTTGATCAATGGGATCGCATTGCAAGCCGATCCGAAAACGCTGGCCGCGCTCAGCGAGCATCCGGCAGTGGATACGCTTTACTTCGATGAAACACGGCAATTGAGTCCTGAGCCGCGTCTTTCTTTTCCTGTTCACGGCTGGAATATTTCGCAGGTGGGTGCCTACGAATTATGGGACATGGGGCACAGCGGCGCAGGGGCGGTGGTGGCCGTGCTTGATTCGGGTGTCGATCTGGAGCATCCGGATCTTGGCTCCCGTTGGCGCGGCCCTGCCGACGTCGGCTGGTTTGATCCTTACGATGACTCACCTGAGCCCTTTGATCAGATTATCCAGGCGGATCCGGAAAGCCCTGACTCCCAACTGGGCCACGGGACTGCGGTTACCGGGATCATTGTGGCCGGGGACGAATTCGGTCTTCCTCTCGGGATGGCGCCTGATTCCAAATGGATTGCAGCGCGGATTTTCGGGCCGGACAACACAAGCAGCTCTTCCAAGATCATCAAAGCCCTGGAGTGGACTCTTGACCCCAACGAGGATGGCAATACGGCAGATGCGGCGGATATCGTCAACAATTCCTGGGGAATTGTTGTTGAAGATGATCAAAATGGTATTGAACCAGAGCGGTGCATCGAGACATATCGGAGGGCGATTCAGGGGCTTAAAACTGCCGGCGTTGCGGTGGTGGCGGCAGCGGGAAACAGCGGCCCTGATCCTTTCACCAGCGAAAGTCCCGGCAACTACCCTGAAGTGCTGGCGGTTGGCGCCACCGATGATGAAAAGCGTGTGACCGATTTCAGCGCTCGCGGTCCTTCGGCCTGTGACGACGGCGTTTATCCGCAGCTGGTGGCACCCGGAACTATGATTATGACGACCAATGCCACTGCGGTATCAAACTATGTGACCGTTGCCGGCACCTCTTTTTCCGCCGCGCACCTCAGCGGCGCCCTGGCTCTTCTGCGCGGCGCCTTTCCCGATGTCGACATGGCCGCAATCGAAGATGCTCTGCTGGTGTCCGCCGTTGATCTTGGTGTTTCGGAGCCCGATAACAGCTATGGGCATGGCCTGATCGATGTGCCCGCGGCCTACGATCATCTGCTGACGCCGGTGCTGGCGGCGCCAACCAATGGCGCCATGGTCGACGGGCCGGAGGTGACGCTGCGCTGGGAGCAGCTGCATGATTCCCGCGGCTATCCGCTGAGCGCCCAGGTGCGCATCGCGACCGATGACGATTTCAGCGAGGCGACCAATGTGACAGCGTCTGCAGCCTCTTCGACCTCCCTGTTGTGGGCGGGAGCTGCAGGGTTGTTTCTCTGTTCCCCCTTGTCACGTCGCCGGACGCGCAGCGGGCGTATCGTCCGGACTCTTTTGATTGTTATCGCGTTGGGGTTCGGTATGCCGGCCTGTGGTGGTGGAGGAGGAGGAGGAGGGGGGGGGAGGTGA
- a CDS encoding (Fe-S)-binding protein yields MKQLEDFREEIEQCVKCGACRAHCPVFGAEKHEGRVARGKVALAGAVLDGEIDLEEKVLEDMSQCLLCGSCGAQCPNKVPTDEIVAAARRRIAEQKGLSSFGKGVAAVLGRPKLMDLLAKTGGKFSSLLFKKLPEDSGLRLRFPAPFLESDRTLPPIAGKPFRDRVPEVIEGREGEPTVAFFTGCGINYMYPAIGEALLAALKFVGVTVIIPKDQGCCGLPAVSAGAQETVEKLAELNRIALTRRPVDYVVTACASCNAGIGKIYADFGGEYLPLSERIADIFVFLARHGLPEKLAALPRAAKRKKVTYHDPCHLRTQGITREPREILKALPQVDFVEMEEAGTCCGLGGTYSVYHYDTSKKIGARKAGYIGASGAELVATDCPGCIMQLQDSINHAGGKARVVHVLELLMEALPDLSKGDKSE; encoded by the coding sequence ATGAAACAACTCGAAGACTTCCGTGAAGAAATCGAACAGTGCGTCAAATGCGGCGCCTGCCGTGCCCACTGCCCGGTGTTCGGCGCGGAGAAGCATGAAGGGCGGGTGGCGCGCGGCAAGGTGGCGCTGGCCGGGGCGGTGCTCGACGGCGAGATCGACCTTGAGGAGAAAGTGCTCGAGGACATGAGCCAGTGCCTGTTGTGCGGCAGCTGCGGTGCCCAGTGCCCCAACAAGGTGCCCACCGATGAGATCGTTGCGGCGGCGCGTCGCCGCATCGCCGAGCAGAAAGGCCTGTCGAGTTTCGGCAAGGGCGTGGCCGCGGTGCTGGGGCGCCCCAAGCTGATGGATCTTCTGGCCAAGACCGGCGGCAAGTTCTCCTCGCTGCTGTTCAAGAAGCTGCCGGAGGACAGCGGCCTGCGCCTGCGCTTTCCGGCACCCTTTCTGGAGAGCGACCGCACCCTGCCGCCCATTGCCGGCAAACCTTTTCGCGACCGGGTGCCGGAGGTGATCGAAGGGCGCGAAGGTGAACCGACGGTCGCTTTTTTCACCGGCTGCGGCATCAACTACATGTACCCCGCCATCGGCGAGGCGCTGCTGGCGGCGCTGAAATTTGTCGGCGTTACGGTGATTATCCCCAAGGATCAGGGCTGTTGCGGCCTGCCGGCGGTGAGTGCCGGGGCGCAGGAGACGGTGGAGAAGCTGGCCGAACTCAACCGCATCGCTCTCACCCGGCGGCCGGTGGATTACGTGGTGACCGCCTGCGCCTCCTGCAACGCCGGCATCGGCAAAATTTACGCGGATTTCGGCGGAGAGTATCTGCCGCTGTCGGAACGCATCGCGGATATTTTCGTTTTCCTGGCGCGTCACGGATTGCCGGAAAAACTTGCGGCTTTGCCCAGAGCAGCGAAGAGAAAGAAAGTTACCTACCACGATCCCTGCCACCTGCGCACCCAGGGGATCACCCGCGAGCCGCGCGAAATTCTCAAGGCGCTGCCGCAGGTGGACTTTGTGGAGATGGAGGAAGCCGGTACCTGCTGCGGGCTGGGCGGCACCTATTCGGTGTATCACTACGACACCAGCAAAAAAATCGGCGCGCGCAAGGCAGGCTATATCGGGGCCAGCGGCGCGGAGCTGGTGGCCACCGACTGCCCGGGCTGCATCATGCAGCTGCAGGACAGCATCAACCACGCCGGCGGCAAGGCGCGTGTGGTGCATGTGCTTGAACTGCTGATGGAGGCGCTGCCGGATCTATCCAAAGGCGATAAAAGCGAATAA
- a CDS encoding sensor domain-containing diguanylate cyclase — translation MTDTILNHIFSAESLPTLPAVAAKVLTLSAGEETDLRELSRVISQDVSLSSKILRVANSPLYGFSTPVGTINKAVSVLGTNSVRSLVLSFSLIDLGERGRSQGFNYTRFWERSLATAVAARQLIMRCDASCAEEAFIAGLLGNLGEMLLELSFPERMREVDLRVEVHGLQRVEVERTLVGVDHAEVGAEAARRWRLPPQIAQPVRYHHDPPRAVDDPNMDRLIRVCHLAAVLAEVFFAADPRPYEEQFQRRAEELLDFNAQACRELSAGIHDEVNEAAGYFGLNLHLERSIEEILQEANQRLGEINLAYEQSNRKLLRTNRDLLDKTTSLERLAHLDGLTEVYNRRFMQTFLCSEHSRATRLDNSLALILADVDDFKALNDCLGHVAGDQALREICRVCRKVVRDYDLIARYGGEEFAFVLPETTLEEAEGLAERLRHSIAEHKFCFDGNFRQITLSLGVTAIRPASDRLGVDCLLRCADQALLKAKSGGKNRVVILSGPEQQALCSPLEPCR, via the coding sequence ATGACGGATACTATTCTCAACCATATTTTTTCAGCGGAGTCGCTTCCTACCCTGCCGGCGGTGGCGGCCAAAGTGCTGACATTGTCTGCCGGAGAGGAGACCGACCTGCGCGAGCTGTCGCGGGTCATTTCGCAGGACGTCTCCTTGTCGAGCAAGATTCTCAGGGTCGCTAATTCGCCATTGTACGGCTTTTCCACACCCGTGGGGACGATCAACAAGGCTGTGTCGGTTCTGGGGACCAACTCGGTGCGCAGCCTGGTACTTTCGTTTTCCCTTATCGACCTGGGAGAACGGGGCAGATCCCAGGGGTTCAACTACACCCGGTTCTGGGAGCGCTCGCTGGCGACGGCGGTGGCCGCCCGTCAGCTCATAATGCGATGCGACGCGAGCTGTGCGGAGGAGGCTTTTATCGCCGGTCTGCTCGGCAATCTGGGAGAAATGCTGCTGGAGCTCAGTTTCCCGGAGCGCATGCGTGAAGTGGACCTGCGGGTGGAGGTTCACGGTTTGCAGAGGGTAGAGGTCGAACGGACCTTGGTGGGAGTCGACCATGCCGAAGTCGGTGCAGAAGCGGCGCGGCGCTGGCGGCTGCCGCCGCAGATTGCGCAACCGGTGCGCTACCATCATGATCCGCCTCGTGCAGTGGATGATCCCAATATGGACCGTCTGATCCGGGTCTGTCATTTGGCCGCCGTGCTGGCGGAAGTTTTTTTTGCTGCCGACCCGCGTCCATATGAGGAGCAGTTTCAACGGCGTGCTGAGGAGCTGCTTGACTTTAATGCACAAGCCTGTCGCGAACTGAGCGCCGGAATTCACGACGAAGTCAATGAGGCGGCGGGCTATTTTGGGTTGAACCTTCACCTCGAACGCTCCATCGAGGAGATTCTTCAGGAGGCGAACCAGCGTCTGGGCGAGATCAATCTGGCTTATGAACAGAGCAATCGAAAGCTGCTGCGGACCAACCGTGATCTGTTGGACAAGACCACTTCGCTTGAGCGGCTGGCTCACCTTGATGGGTTGACCGAAGTCTACAATCGGCGTTTTATGCAGACCTTCCTGTGTAGTGAGCACAGTCGCGCCACACGTTTAGATAACTCCCTCGCGCTGATCCTTGCCGATGTCGACGATTTCAAGGCGCTTAACGATTGCCTCGGTCATGTTGCCGGCGACCAGGCCTTGCGGGAAATCTGCCGCGTCTGCCGAAAAGTGGTGCGTGATTACGATTTGATTGCACGCTACGGCGGCGAAGAGTTTGCATTTGTCCTGCCGGAAACGACTCTGGAAGAGGCCGAGGGTCTTGCCGAAAGATTGCGGCATTCCATTGCGGAACATAAGTTCTGTTTTGATGGCAATTTCCGGCAGATCACTTTAAGCCTCGGGGTCACAGCTATTCGGCCGGCCTCTGACCGGCTGGGAGTTGACTGTTTGCTGCGATGCGCCGACCAGGCCCTGCTCAAGGCTAAATCGGGCGGGAAAAACAGGGTGGTTATTTTGTCAGGCCCGGAGCAGCAGGCGTTGTGCTCGCCCCTCGAACCTTGTCGGTAG
- a CDS encoding FAD-binding oxidoreductase, giving the protein MLDSRIINALREVVGKDNVTTDKADLLCYSYDATQQKFMPEVVVHPSTSEQISRIMKLANAEKIPVFPRGAGSGFTGGSLPTGGGMVVTTERMDHILEIDQDNLVAVVEPGVVTEQFQKEVEKVGLFYPPDPASLKFSTLGGNVAECAGGPRCVKYGVTKDYILGLEIVTPTGDIITTGGSTMKGVVGLDLTKLMCGSEGTLGIITKIVIKLLPLPEAKKTMLVLFDSIDGAAQAVSTIVRNKIIPATLEFMDGRTIDCVRQATDLQVPEGARAVLIIEVDGDREFLDKQAQRIAEIIKPLGVVETRIAETPAESEALWQIRRSVSASLRKVNPDKFNEDICVPRSKLPDMIRKIDQIADRHGVPIVNFGHAGDGNIHVNIMIDKKIPGELEKAERAIEEVFKGALELGGTMSGEHGVGIAKAAYIPLELTEETAAYMKKIKKALDPNNILNPGKIFLDN; this is encoded by the coding sequence ATGCTTGATTCCCGAATCATCAATGCACTGCGTGAGGTTGTCGGCAAAGACAATGTCACTACAGACAAAGCGGACCTGCTCTGCTACAGCTACGACGCCACCCAGCAGAAATTCATGCCGGAGGTGGTCGTGCACCCTTCGACCTCTGAACAGATCAGCCGCATCATGAAACTGGCCAATGCCGAAAAGATCCCCGTCTTTCCGCGGGGTGCCGGCAGTGGCTTTACCGGCGGCTCGCTGCCCACCGGCGGCGGCATGGTGGTGACCACCGAGCGCATGGACCACATTCTGGAGATTGACCAGGACAACCTGGTGGCGGTGGTTGAGCCGGGCGTGGTGACCGAACAGTTTCAGAAGGAGGTGGAGAAGGTGGGGCTGTTCTATCCGCCCGATCCGGCCTCCCTCAAGTTCTCCACCCTGGGGGGCAACGTCGCCGAATGCGCCGGCGGGCCGCGCTGCGTCAAGTACGGCGTGACCAAGGATTATATCCTCGGGCTGGAGATCGTGACTCCCACCGGTGACATCATCACGACCGGCGGTTCCACCATGAAAGGGGTCGTGGGGCTCGATCTGACCAAGCTCATGTGCGGCTCGGAAGGCACGCTGGGGATCATCACCAAGATCGTCATCAAGCTGCTGCCGCTGCCGGAGGCCAAAAAGACCATGCTGGTGCTGTTCGATTCCATCGACGGTGCAGCCCAGGCCGTTTCGACTATTGTGCGCAACAAGATCATCCCGGCCACCCTGGAGTTCATGGACGGGCGCACCATCGACTGCGTGCGCCAGGCCACCGACCTGCAGGTGCCTGAAGGGGCCCGCGCCGTGCTGATCATCGAGGTGGACGGCGACCGTGAATTTCTGGATAAGCAGGCGCAGCGCATTGCCGAGATCATCAAGCCCCTCGGCGTGGTTGAGACGCGCATCGCCGAGACGCCGGCCGAAAGCGAGGCGCTGTGGCAGATCCGCCGCTCGGTGTCGGCCTCGCTGCGCAAGGTCAACCCCGACAAGTTCAACGAGGACATCTGCGTCCCGCGCTCCAAGCTTCCGGACATGATCCGCAAGATTGACCAGATCGCCGACCGCCACGGTGTGCCCATCGTCAACTTCGGTCATGCCGGCGACGGCAATATCCATGTCAACATCATGATCGACAAAAAAATCCCCGGCGAGTTGGAAAAAGCGGAAAGAGCGATCGAGGAGGTCTTCAAGGGCGCGCTGGAGCTGGGCGGGACCATGAGCGGTGAGCACGGCGTCGGCATCGCCAAGGCCGCCTACATCCCCCTCGAACTCACCGAGGAAACGGCCGCCTATATGAAGAAGATCAAAAAGGCCCTCGATCCCAACAACATTCTCAACCCCGGCAAGATCTTCCTCGACAACTGA
- a CDS encoding 4Fe-4S ferredoxin yields MSHPQISWIEKIVHDFWQNAPSNNLHLKEPEKAWATPHVAVARGDDPFFRRFKEMIGPFYWTPEEAFAMAHPDIAIRPQELRVISYVLPQTAQTRADEGKEQTLPAERWARSRFYGEQFNCELRLHLAEKLTKAGFPAVAPERLPDFAYQQSPGQGLASNWSERHTAFVAGLGTFGLSDGLITRRGKAVRFGSVVARIDLPASERPYGDNHQAWCLWHARGQCGACVRRCPADAITTVHGHDKDRCRQYIREVTTPHATQTYGTGATPCGLCQVRIPCEDRIPAALRA; encoded by the coding sequence ATGTCACACCCGCAAATCTCATGGATCGAAAAGATCGTGCACGACTTCTGGCAGAACGCGCCGAGCAACAACCTTCATCTGAAAGAGCCCGAAAAAGCCTGGGCCACCCCCCATGTCGCCGTTGCGCGGGGCGATGACCCTTTTTTCCGCCGCTTCAAGGAGATGATCGGCCCCTTCTACTGGACCCCGGAGGAGGCCTTTGCCATGGCTCATCCGGATATCGCAATCCGGCCGCAGGAGCTGCGGGTGATCAGCTACGTCCTGCCCCAGACCGCACAGACCCGCGCCGACGAAGGGAAAGAGCAGACCCTCCCCGCGGAGCGTTGGGCCCGCTCCCGCTTCTACGGCGAGCAGTTCAACTGCGAGCTGCGGCTGCATCTGGCCGAGAAACTGACGAAGGCGGGATTTCCCGCCGTGGCGCCCGAGCGCCTGCCCGATTTCGCCTACCAGCAGTCACCCGGCCAGGGGCTCGCTTCCAACTGGTCCGAACGCCATACCGCATTTGTCGCAGGGCTGGGCACCTTCGGGCTCAGCGACGGCCTGATCACCCGCCGGGGCAAGGCTGTCCGCTTCGGTTCGGTCGTCGCCCGCATCGATCTGCCCGCCAGCGAGCGCCCCTATGGCGACAATCACCAGGCCTGGTGCCTGTGGCATGCGCGCGGGCAGTGCGGTGCCTGCGTGCGGCGCTGCCCAGCCGACGCCATCACCACCGTACATGGCCATGACAAGGATCGCTGCCGTCAATATATCCGCGAGGTCACCACTCCGCATGCCACGCAAACCTACGGGACAGGTGCGACCCCATGCGGACTGTGCCAGGTACGTATTCCCTGTGAGGATCGGATTCCGGCGGCGCTGCGCGCTTAG
- a CDS encoding type IV pilus twitching motility protein PilT translates to MAKIDALFKLMKQQGASDLHISSGAPPLLRLHGEMQQLNYPPLSHDQAKVLLFEILTAEQRKQFEETRDLDFAYPLEGIARFRGNILDTHRGIAGVFRIIPDKILSADDLDLPEGIRKLTRLKKGLVLVTGPTGSGKSTTLAAMIDLINTTRREHILTLEDPLEFVHENKMSLLNQRQIGQHTQSFASALKAALREDPDVILVGEMRDLETISLAMTAAETGHLVFGTLHTNSAAKTIDRIIDAFPKDAQEQIRTMLGESLKGVICQQLLKTADGKGRIAAHEILVGNAAVSNLIREGKTFQIPSIMQTARGEGMQLMDHRLMELLKQEKVTVEEAYRCAVEKRTFEPMLQKKAESPRS, encoded by the coding sequence ATGGCCAAAATCGATGCCCTTTTTAAACTGATGAAACAGCAGGGAGCGAGCGATCTGCACATCTCTTCCGGCGCTCCGCCCCTTCTGCGCCTGCACGGCGAAATGCAGCAGCTCAACTATCCGCCGCTGAGTCATGACCAGGCGAAGGTGCTGCTGTTTGAAATACTGACCGCCGAGCAGCGCAAGCAGTTCGAGGAGACCCGCGACCTCGATTTTGCTTACCCTCTTGAGGGCATCGCCCGCTTTCGCGGCAATATCCTCGACACCCATCGCGGCATCGCCGGCGTGTTCCGTATCATCCCCGACAAGATTCTCTCCGCCGACGACCTTGACCTCCCTGAAGGAATCCGCAAGCTGACCCGCCTGAAAAAGGGGCTGGTGCTGGTCACCGGCCCTACCGGCAGCGGCAAGTCCACCACCCTGGCGGCGATGATCGACCTGATCAATACGACGCGGCGCGAGCATATCCTGACCCTGGAAGATCCCCTGGAATTCGTGCATGAAAACAAGATGTCGCTGCTCAACCAGCGGCAGATCGGTCAGCACACCCAGTCGTTCGCATCGGCGCTCAAGGCTGCGCTGCGTGAAGATCCTGACGTTATTCTGGTCGGGGAGATGCGCGATCTGGAGACCATCTCTCTGGCGATGACGGCGGCGGAGACGGGTCACCTGGTGTTCGGCACCCTGCACACCAACTCGGCGGCCAAAACCATCGACCGCATCATTGACGCCTTTCCCAAGGACGCCCAGGAGCAGATCCGCACCATGCTGGGGGAGAGCCTCAAGGGGGTGATCTGCCAGCAGCTGCTGAAGACCGCCGACGGCAAGGGGCGCATCGCGGCGCACGAGATCCTGGTGGGCAATGCGGCGGTGAGCAACCTGATCCGCGAGGGCAAGACCTTCCAGATTCCCTCCATCATGCAGACAGCGCGCGGCGAGGGGATGCAGCTCATGGACCATCGGCTGATGGAGTTGCTCAAGCAGGAGAAGGTGACGGTCGAGGAGGCCTACCGCTGCGCGGTGGAGAAGCGCACTTTCGAACCGATGCTGCAGAAAAAGGCGGAATCGCCGCGGTCGTAA
- a CDS encoding thiamine biosynthesis protein has translation MSKALGLLSGGLDSSLAAMALKRQGVEVTCIAFVTPFFGAGRARKAAQQMDIPLKIQDISEIHLEMLKNPRYGYGKNLNPCIDCHALMFRLAAEIMDAEGFDFLFSGEVLGQRPMSQNANALKAVAKHAGCPDRILRPLSARLLPITPMEEQGLVDREQLLDIQGRSRKRQEALAKEWGLEDYPSSGGGCLLTEKSFTGRLRDLLTHHPECTPNDVELLKVGRQFRLSPRAKLTLGRNESDNDAIQDLLRPGHALVRARGVAGPLGLVSGRPEADDLQTACALVAAYGKGRDRSELTVEVRQGDEVSNLAVAPMDRSQAREIQVE, from the coding sequence ATGAGCAAGGCACTCGGACTTCTGTCCGGCGGTCTCGACAGCAGCCTCGCCGCCATGGCCCTCAAGCGCCAGGGCGTTGAAGTCACCTGCATCGCTTTCGTCACCCCCTTTTTCGGGGCCGGTCGCGCCCGGAAAGCCGCACAGCAGATGGACATCCCCCTGAAAATTCAGGATATCAGCGAAATTCATCTTGAAATGCTGAAAAACCCGCGCTACGGCTACGGCAAGAACCTCAACCCCTGCATCGACTGCCACGCCCTGATGTTTCGCCTCGCCGCAGAAATTATGGATGCCGAGGGTTTCGATTTTCTTTTTTCGGGGGAAGTGCTCGGCCAGCGCCCCATGAGCCAGAATGCCAACGCCCTCAAGGCGGTCGCCAAACACGCCGGCTGTCCCGACCGGATTCTACGGCCGCTCTCGGCCCGGCTGCTGCCCATCACTCCCATGGAGGAACAGGGCCTGGTCGACCGCGAGCAGTTGCTCGATATCCAGGGGCGCTCGCGCAAAAGACAGGAGGCGCTGGCAAAGGAATGGGGGCTCGAAGATTACCCGTCGTCCGGCGGCGGCTGCCTGCTGACGGAAAAATCGTTTACCGGCCGCCTGCGCGACCTGCTGACCCACCACCCCGAATGCACGCCCAATGATGTGGAGCTGCTCAAAGTGGGGCGCCAGTTCCGGCTGTCACCGCGCGCCAAGCTGACCCTGGGCCGCAATGAAAGCGACAATGACGCCATCCAGGACCTGCTGCGCCCCGGCCATGCCCTGGTCCGCGCGCGCGGCGTCGCCGGCCCCCTCGGCCTGGTCAGCGGCCGCCCCGAAGCGGACGACCTGCAGACCGCCTGCGCACTGGTGGCCGCTTACGGCAAAGGGCGTGACCGCTCGGAGCTGACGGTGGAGGTGCGCCAGGGGGATGAGGTATCGAACTTGGCTGTAGCACCGATGGACCGCTCACAAGCGCGGGAGATACAGGTGGAATAA
- the moaA gene encoding GTP 3',8-cyclase MoaA: MRDTFGRQIDYLRLSITDRCNLRCRYCMPDAGVPDLSHHDILSYEEMLRVARVAVDMGVRKIRVTGGEPLVRKGVIDFIARLSALPGRPEITLTTNGLLLADYACDLKAAGLSRVNVSLDTLRPERFLAITRREGLEPVLAGLEAAQRHGLTPLKINMVPIAGVNADEVADFARLTLKHPWDVRFIEFMPVAGDLDYGEKQRFAADRILGALAEQGKLEPISDSRPGSVARLYRYDGGLGRIGVISAVSRHFCGECNRLRVTADGRVRPCLFSVEELDLRTVLRSSDDDIHLKAVLASAVAAKPEKHLIGESDFKQGPRHMHGIGG; the protein is encoded by the coding sequence GTGCGCGATACTTTCGGCCGTCAAATCGATTATCTCCGCCTCTCCATCACCGACCGCTGCAATCTGCGTTGCCGCTACTGCATGCCCGATGCCGGGGTGCCGGATCTCAGCCATCACGACATTCTGTCTTATGAAGAAATGCTGCGTGTTGCGCGGGTGGCGGTCGATATGGGCGTTCGCAAAATCCGTGTGACGGGGGGCGAGCCCCTGGTACGCAAGGGGGTGATCGATTTTATCGCCCGCCTGAGTGCCTTGCCGGGGCGCCCTGAAATCACTCTCACCACCAACGGCCTGCTGCTGGCGGATTATGCCTGCGATCTCAAAGCGGCCGGCCTCTCCCGCGTCAATGTCAGTCTCGACACCCTGCGGCCGGAGCGCTTTCTTGCCATAACCCGGCGTGAAGGTCTGGAGCCTGTGCTGGCCGGGCTTGAGGCGGCCCAGCGCCATGGCCTGACGCCTCTCAAGATCAATATGGTGCCCATCGCCGGCGTTAATGCCGACGAGGTGGCCGACTTTGCCCGTCTGACGCTGAAGCATCCCTGGGATGTGCGGTTCATCGAGTTCATGCCGGTGGCGGGAGATCTGGACTACGGTGAGAAACAGCGCTTTGCGGCGGATCGGATCTTGGGCGCGCTGGCGGAGCAGGGAAAGCTGGAGCCGATCAGCGATTCACGGCCGGGTAGTGTGGCACGCCTCTACCGGTACGACGGAGGGCTGGGGCGCATCGGCGTGATTTCGGCGGTGTCGCGGCATTTCTGCGGCGAATGCAATCGCCTGCGCGTCACTGCGGATGGACGGGTGCGCCCCTGCCTCTTCTCGGTAGAGGAACTTGACCTGCGGACCGTATTACGCAGCAGCGATGACGACATTCACCTCAAAGCCGTGCTGGCTTCTGCCGTCGCGGCAAAGCCTGAAAAGCATCTTATCGGCGAGAGCGACTTCAAGCAGGGGCCACGCCACATGCACGGCATCGGCGGCTGA